In Chitinophaga sp. HK235, a single window of DNA contains:
- a CDS encoding FAD-binding oxidoreductase, which translates to MVEEIDDSILYDLVIVGGGYAGAWLSYFAARECPDWSVLLLDRKTFGSGASYYSADLDFPNNATPTHKRLSRESRALIAAAQAEISDLPIAELSAFAIGDTDAELAQLAESEGGIPAEEAMYVSGFRFRKAYQWQRKGIRAQRAINKTTIGKLMGQAMRNTGVFLHHQTEVTNIIAGPAGNEVFYNSSSVQVRHVITAVGPWILQAPWINESVHAAVRIKKVVAFELLLPPAPDDTLIYMVNEGAFLLPQPEAGQWLFSITSTEWDCRPVAGELKIGAADKATAERILGKYVPELLPFLSDGRVFCDAYPACGHPGIFKLNEEGTHLFVGGGCGSGFRLSPAIAYEAIQTIKNR; encoded by the coding sequence ATGGTGGAAGAAATAGATGATAGCATCCTGTACGACCTGGTGATAGTGGGCGGCGGATATGCAGGTGCCTGGCTGAGTTATTTCGCTGCCAGGGAATGCCCGGACTGGAGCGTGTTGCTGCTGGACCGGAAGACTTTTGGCAGTGGTGCTTCGTATTATTCCGCAGACCTGGATTTTCCGAATAATGCAACGCCAACGCATAAACGTCTTTCCAGGGAAAGCAGGGCATTGATAGCTGCGGCGCAGGCTGAGATATCGGACTTGCCTATAGCAGAGTTGTCGGCTTTTGCGATAGGAGATACAGACGCAGAACTGGCGCAGCTGGCAGAAAGTGAAGGTGGCATCCCTGCAGAAGAGGCCATGTACGTTTCCGGCTTCCGGTTCAGAAAGGCTTATCAATGGCAGCGTAAAGGCATCCGTGCTCAGCGGGCAATCAATAAAACCACCATCGGGAAACTGATGGGGCAGGCCATGCGGAATACTGGTGTTTTTCTGCATCACCAAACGGAGGTGACCAATATCATCGCAGGTCCGGCAGGTAACGAGGTGTTTTACAATAGCAGCAGCGTACAGGTAAGGCATGTGATCACGGCTGTGGGGCCCTGGATATTGCAGGCACCCTGGATCAATGAAAGTGTACATGCAGCGGTACGGATAAAGAAGGTGGTGGCCTTTGAACTGCTGCTGCCGCCGGCTCCGGATGATACGCTGATCTATATGGTGAATGAAGGTGCTTTCCTGTTACCACAACCGGAAGCAGGGCAGTGGCTCTTCAGCATCACCAGTACAGAATGGGATTGCAGGCCGGTAGCCGGAGAGCTGAAAATCGGTGCAGCGGATAAAGCCACAGCAGAACGCATACTCGGCAAATATGTTCCGGAGTTGCTGCCTTTCCTGTCAGATGGGCGCGTATTCTGTGATGCCTATCCGGCCTGTGGGCACCCGGGCATATTTAAACTGAATGAAGAAGGGACACACCTTTTCGTCGGAGGGGGCTGCGGATCCGGATTCCGGTTGTCGCCCGCCATTGCATATGAAGCCATACAAACCATAAAAAACAGATAA